A single genomic interval of Christensenellaceae bacterium 44-20 harbors:
- a CDS encoding DUF3842 family protein, which yields MKILIIDGQGGRIGKMLVEKIRQRWPELPLIALGTNSIATSTMLRAGAQEGATGENPVIYNAQSADVIIGPIGIVLANSLLGEITPAMAAAVAQSDAQKILIPMNRCKSAIAGVLEAPLAEYIELAANLLQKFLADKI from the coding sequence GTGAAGATTTTAATCATAGACGGCCAGGGCGGGAGAATCGGCAAGATGCTGGTTGAGAAAATCCGGCAAAGATGGCCAGAACTGCCGCTTATAGCCCTTGGCACCAACAGCATCGCCACTTCTACCATGCTGCGCGCCGGTGCCCAGGAAGGCGCAACCGGAGAAAACCCCGTGATCTACAACGCCCAGAGCGCGGATGTCATCATCGGGCCCATAGGAATCGTTCTGGCCAATTCCCTGCTCGGCGAAATTACGCCGGCCATGGCTGCTGCCGTCGCCCAAAGCGATGCCCAGAAAATCCTCATCCCGATGAACCGCTGCAAATCTGCCATCGCAGGAGTTTTAGAGGCTCCTCTGGCCGAATACATTGAGCTTGCAGCTAATTTGCTGCAAAAATTCCTGGCAGACAAAATCTGA
- a CDS encoding UvrD-helicase domain-containing protein: MFLADLHIHSRYSRATSKTCAPETLDHAARKKGLHLIGTGDFTHPAWRQELAEKFTPAEEGFYRLKDEFILPCETALQGCAPRFILSSEISCIYKKNGRTRKVHLLILVPSLEKAEALSKKLEAIGNLHSDGRPILGLDSKDLLELTLETCPDAIFIPAHIWTPHFSLFGAYSGFDTIEECFEDLTPQIHALETGLSSDPPMNWRLEALDRYTLVSNSDAHSPANLAREANLFDTEFSYSAISHALAHPETQEFYGTLEFFPEEGKYHYDGHRNCGVCLSPEQTIALGGICPVCGKRLTVGVSHRVEELATYPLGRRAPYAKHFESIMPLSEALSSCLGYSGSSLKIRNLQESLAKEIGPELYILREAPLTQIKEKAGPLVAEGIRRLRAGEMLAQPGFDGVYGKIQLIGEDERASLQGQLSFFKNLPSKPSPKQAVLPSPAISAPAAQEEQPDSGASPDHYGLNQLQWEAASSTAPVLAVQAGPGTGKTRTLVYRIVSLLERSGVPASQITAVTFTNQAAAEMRERLARELGRSQIRALSIGTFHSICLALLKKWKLSRPVLEENEALLLAQEIISSFSLRFSANGLLRRISGIKNGMIPASDLPEGVLAAYNHLLESYGVMDYDDILLKTIAELESGKKERSLGSFAHLLVDEFQDINPLQYRLIQLWKRAQGSLFCIGDANQSIYGFRGASAECFSRLASDYPECRQITLQENYRSTPEILGCAQPVVHGDALRPKRSSGSKVQLVKASSARSEGIYIAHEIIRMMGGIDMLGAHGSKKRPHAQNADFSFSDIALLYRTHRQAAQLEYCLQKEGIPYVVLGREDYLSDAEVQRALAFFRLLCTPQNLLTLSSSLLAAGCSHEQTASIRRCYEEAGYRPEALTQALRAQAENAQALLQFSQLLEHFLPQFSKTAPQALLEDWAAQQSIEENASFERLLCAASAHKDLPSFLSNLTLGQEADIRRSGSRSYPLDAVTLSTLHGAKGLEFEAVFLCGLNKGILPLQNIQAGDIGEERRLLYVGMTRAKSSLHLSCYGEPSPLLAELPAAFFEADTAADRRQILAKQMSLFDS, translated from the coding sequence ATGTTTCTCGCAGATCTGCATATTCACTCCCGCTATTCCCGGGCGACCAGCAAAACCTGCGCGCCCGAAACGCTGGATCATGCCGCGCGCAAAAAGGGGCTGCATCTCATCGGGACTGGCGACTTCACGCATCCCGCCTGGCGCCAGGAGCTCGCAGAGAAATTCACGCCTGCCGAAGAGGGTTTTTACCGCCTAAAGGATGAGTTCATTTTGCCATGCGAAACTGCCCTGCAAGGCTGCGCGCCGAGGTTTATCCTCTCCAGCGAAATCAGCTGTATCTATAAAAAAAATGGGCGCACGCGCAAAGTGCACCTGCTCATTCTTGTCCCCTCTTTGGAAAAAGCCGAAGCGCTCTCCAAAAAGCTGGAGGCCATTGGGAATCTGCATTCGGATGGCCGGCCGATTCTGGGGCTGGACAGCAAAGATCTCCTGGAGCTGACGCTGGAAACCTGCCCGGACGCCATTTTTATTCCCGCGCATATCTGGACGCCGCACTTCTCTTTATTTGGCGCATACTCCGGCTTTGATACCATCGAGGAATGCTTTGAAGATCTGACGCCGCAGATCCATGCTCTGGAAACTGGGCTTTCTTCAGATCCGCCCATGAACTGGCGCCTGGAAGCGCTGGATCGCTATACCCTCGTCTCCAATTCGGATGCCCACTCCCCGGCAAATCTTGCCCGGGAGGCGAATTTATTCGATACGGAGTTTTCCTATTCCGCCATCAGCCATGCCCTGGCGCACCCGGAAACACAGGAGTTTTACGGAACGCTGGAATTCTTCCCGGAAGAGGGAAAATACCATTACGACGGGCACCGCAACTGCGGCGTATGCCTCTCTCCCGAGCAGACTATCGCGCTGGGCGGGATTTGCCCCGTATGCGGCAAGCGCCTGACCGTCGGCGTTTCCCACCGCGTTGAAGAGCTGGCGACCTATCCGCTTGGCCGGCGCGCGCCCTATGCAAAGCATTTTGAGAGCATTATGCCGCTTTCGGAGGCGCTCTCCTCCTGCCTTGGCTATTCGGGCAGCAGCCTGAAAATACGAAATTTGCAGGAATCTCTGGCAAAAGAAATTGGACCGGAGCTATATATCCTGCGCGAAGCTCCTCTAACGCAAATTAAGGAGAAGGCCGGCCCGCTGGTGGCCGAGGGAATTCGCCGGCTGCGCGCAGGAGAGATGCTGGCCCAGCCCGGCTTTGACGGCGTTTATGGGAAAATCCAGCTGATCGGCGAGGATGAACGCGCCAGTCTGCAAGGGCAGCTTTCTTTCTTCAAAAACCTTCCTTCCAAGCCTTCCCCAAAACAAGCTGTTTTGCCCTCTCCCGCCATTTCTGCGCCGGCGGCCCAAGAGGAGCAGCCGGATTCCGGCGCTTCGCCCGATCACTACGGCCTGAACCAGCTGCAATGGGAGGCGGCCTCCAGCACAGCGCCGGTTTTGGCCGTGCAGGCCGGGCCGGGAACGGGCAAAACGCGGACGCTGGTTTACCGCATTGTCTCTCTCTTAGAGCGCTCGGGCGTGCCGGCTTCACAAATTACCGCCGTTACCTTTACCAACCAGGCCGCCGCGGAAATGCGCGAACGCCTGGCGCGTGAGCTGGGGCGCAGCCAGATTCGCGCCCTTAGCATCGGAACCTTTCACTCCATCTGCCTCGCCCTGCTCAAAAAATGGAAGCTGAGCCGCCCTGTTTTAGAGGAAAATGAAGCATTGCTCCTGGCGCAGGAGATCATCTCTTCCTTCTCTCTCCGCTTTTCGGCAAACGGCCTGCTGCGCCGAATCTCCGGCATCAAAAACGGGATGATTCCCGCTTCCGATCTGCCGGAGGGCGTTTTGGCGGCTTATAATCATTTGCTGGAATCCTATGGCGTCATGGATTATGACGATATTTTGCTCAAGACCATTGCAGAGCTGGAAAGCGGCAAAAAAGAACGGTCTTTGGGCAGCTTTGCGCATCTTTTGGTGGATGAGTTCCAAGATATCAACCCATTGCAGTATCGCCTCATTCAGCTTTGGAAAAGAGCGCAGGGCAGTTTGTTCTGCATCGGCGACGCAAACCAATCCATCTATGGGTTCCGCGGAGCAAGCGCCGAATGCTTTTCCCGCCTGGCCTCGGATTACCCCGAATGCAGGCAGATTACCCTGCAGGAAAACTACCGCTCAACCCCTGAAATTCTGGGCTGCGCACAGCCCGTTGTGCATGGCGATGCACTCCGGCCAAAGCGGTCATCCGGCTCTAAAGTACAGCTTGTCAAGGCCTCCAGCGCGCGCTCGGAAGGCATCTATATTGCCCACGAGATCATCCGCATGATGGGCGGCATCGATATGTTAGGCGCGCATGGCTCCAAAAAGCGCCCGCATGCACAAAACGCGGACTTCAGCTTTTCAGATATCGCCCTGCTCTACCGCACGCACCGCCAAGCGGCGCAGTTAGAATACTGCCTGCAAAAAGAGGGGATTCCCTATGTCGTTCTTGGAAGGGAAGATTACCTCTCGGACGCGGAAGTTCAGCGCGCTCTCGCCTTTTTCCGGCTGCTCTGCACGCCGCAAAACCTCCTGACGCTCTCTTCCAGCCTTCTGGCAGCCGGCTGTTCTCATGAGCAAACCGCCTCTATACGGCGATGCTATGAGGAGGCTGGCTATCGCCCAGAAGCGCTCACGCAGGCGCTCCGCGCCCAGGCGGAAAACGCCCAGGCATTGCTGCAATTCTCTCAGCTTTTGGAGCATTTCCTTCCGCAATTTTCCAAAACTGCCCCGCAGGCTCTTTTGGAGGATTGGGCCGCCCAGCAAAGCATAGAGGAAAATGCCTCTTTCGAGCGGCTTTTATGCGCCGCATCCGCGCACAAAGATCTCCCCTCTTTTCTCTCAAATCTCACACTGGGGCAAGAGGCGGATATTCGGCGCAGCGGCAGCCGCTCCTATCCTCTGGATGCCGTTACCCTCTCCACCCTGCACGGCGCAAAGGGCTTGGAGTTTGAAGCAGTATTTCTCTGCGGGCTGAACAAAGGCATCCTGCCTTTGCAAAATATCCAGGCGGGCGATATTGGAGAAGAGCGCCGCCTGCTCTATGTAGGCATGACGCGCGCCAAAAGCTCCCTGCATCTGAGCTGCTATGGGGAGCCTTCTCCCCTGCTCGCCGAGCTTCCCGCCGCCTTTTTTGAGGCAGATACCGCCGCAGACCGCAGGCAAATTCTTGCCAAGCAGATGAGTTTGTTTGACTCATAG
- the rpmB gene encoding 50S ribosomal protein L28, with translation MAKYCEICNKGVVSGNNVSHSNKKSKRKWAPNVQRVRVVENGTPVRKYVCTRCLRSGNVQRSI, from the coding sequence ATGGCCAAATATTGCGAAATCTGCAACAAGGGCGTTGTCTCCGGCAACAACGTGTCCCACTCGAATAAAAAATCCAAGCGGAAATGGGCTCCCAATGTGCAAAGAGTCCGGGTTGTTGAAAACGGAACTCCCGTGAGAAAGTATGTTTGCACTCGTTGCCTGCGTTCGGGTAATGTGCAGCGCTCCATCTAA
- a CDS encoding HAD family hydrolase yields the protein MQTHIFFDLDGTLTDPELGITSCVQYALEFFGIAVPDRSVLQPFIGPPLKDSFMHFYDLSAADAEIAIAKYRERFSAIGLFENEVYAGIPEMLQKLASEGHILTVATSKPTVYARQILEHFSLSSYFAHICGSNLDGSRVKKGEVIAYALEQNGAPSPSAVKMVGDRKHDILGAQENHIFSIGVLYGYGSREELSSAGADALADSPAALPGLCRF from the coding sequence ATGCAGACGCATATCTTTTTTGATCTCGACGGCACGCTGACCGATCCCGAGCTCGGCATCACCAGCTGCGTTCAGTATGCGCTGGAATTTTTCGGCATTGCCGTGCCCGACCGCAGCGTTTTGCAGCCTTTCATCGGGCCGCCGCTCAAGGATTCCTTCATGCACTTTTACGATCTTTCTGCGGCAGATGCGGAGATTGCCATCGCAAAATACCGCGAGCGTTTCTCTGCCATCGGCTTGTTTGAGAACGAGGTATACGCCGGCATCCCCGAAATGCTGCAAAAATTGGCCTCTGAGGGCCATATTCTCACGGTGGCGACTTCTAAGCCGACCGTCTATGCCCGGCAGATTTTAGAGCATTTTTCGCTTTCTTCTTATTTTGCTCACATCTGCGGGAGCAACCTGGATGGCAGCAGAGTCAAAAAAGGAGAAGTCATCGCGTATGCTCTGGAGCAAAACGGCGCGCCTTCTCCTTCTGCTGTAAAAATGGTGGGCGATCGCAAGCATGATATTTTGGGCGCGCAGGAAAACCATATCTTTAGCATTGGCGTGCTCTATGGATATGGCAGCCGGGAGGAGCTGAGCTCCGCCGGCGCAGATGCGCTCGCAGATTCTCCGGCCGCCCTGCCTGGCCTTTGCCGCTTTTAA
- a CDS encoding agmatinase family protein has translation MKKFVYGNTPGMLKQEINEDPASYAAQDAVFMGIPWEGGVTWSAYAGTELLPKAIRNASARYTGYLPELDDINVWDNLKVTDGGDLGCEPSDTLKTFEKITEKAKELFASGTVPIFLGGDHSITFPIMRGLGETKKGKVGIIHMDAHFDNREIFGDDPYARCCPLHRISELESVKNTSIVHFGIRGARNAPQDGAYAKKIGAKVVTINDIRMGDMKDYMKLVKEAYDTAADGTDAVYVTVCSDVLDIAYNPGGPLDGNGLTTFELFNALYYFACRGIAGFDVVEVYPPMDPNNTSSHIAVQMILYVLAGLSKKKAEAK, from the coding sequence ATGAAAAAATTCGTCTATGGAAACACACCTGGGATGCTGAAACAGGAGATCAACGAAGATCCGGCCAGCTATGCTGCGCAGGATGCAGTCTTTATGGGCATTCCGTGGGAGGGCGGCGTAACCTGGAGCGCATATGCCGGAACCGAGCTTTTGCCCAAGGCAATCCGCAACGCCTCTGCCAGATATACGGGCTATCTGCCTGAGCTGGATGATATCAACGTCTGGGACAACCTGAAAGTAACGGACGGCGGCGATCTCGGCTGCGAGCCCAGCGATACGCTCAAAACATTTGAAAAGATCACAGAGAAGGCAAAGGAGCTTTTTGCTTCGGGAACCGTCCCGATTTTCCTGGGCGGAGACCACAGCATCACGTTCCCCATCATGCGCGGTCTTGGCGAGACAAAGAAGGGCAAAGTTGGCATCATTCATATGGATGCACACTTTGATAACCGCGAGATTTTCGGGGACGATCCCTATGCCCGCTGCTGCCCCCTGCACCGGATTTCCGAGCTGGAGAGCGTCAAAAATACCAGCATCGTGCATTTCGGCATCCGCGGGGCGCGCAATGCCCCCCAGGACGGCGCTTATGCCAAGAAGATCGGCGCGAAAGTCGTTACCATCAACGATATCCGCATGGGCGATATGAAGGATTATATGAAGCTCGTCAAAGAGGCCTATGATACGGCGGCAGACGGCACGGATGCCGTTTACGTTACGGTTTGCAGCGACGTTCTGGATATCGCCTATAACCCGGGCGGCCCGCTGGACGGCAACGGCCTGACGACCTTTGAGCTGTTCAACGCGCTTTATTATTTCGCATGCCGCGGCATTGCCGGTTTCGATGTGGTCGAGGTTTATCCGCCTATGGATCCCAACAACACCTCTTCGCATATCGCTGTGCAGATGATCCTCTATGTGCTGGCCGGCCTTTCCAAAAAGAAGGCAGAAGCGAAATAG
- a CDS encoding VOC family protein — protein sequence MKFGFAHNNFNVLNLEKSLEFYEKALGLKEEKRHEAEDGSFIIVYLGDGQTGHQLELTWLKEWQRPYNLGDNEFHLALRVDDYEGALKRHKEMDCVCFENADMGIYFIEDPDGYWVEIIPAK from the coding sequence ATGAAGTTTGGGTTTGCGCATAACAACTTTAATGTGCTGAATTTGGAAAAATCCCTGGAGTTTTATGAAAAAGCGCTGGGGCTGAAGGAAGAAAAACGGCATGAAGCAGAGGATGGCAGCTTTATCATCGTCTATCTGGGAGACGGGCAGACTGGTCACCAGCTGGAACTCACCTGGCTGAAGGAATGGCAGCGCCCCTATAATCTCGGCGACAATGAATTCCACTTGGCGCTTCGTGTAGACGACTACGAGGGGGCGCTCAAAAGGCACAAGGAAATGGACTGTGTCTGCTTTGAAAATGCGGATATGGGAATTTATTTCATCGAGGATCCGGACGGATACTGGGTCGAAATTATCCCGGCAAAATAA
- a CDS encoding nitroreductase family protein, whose amino-acid sequence MDFLELAQKRQSCRSYANTPVEREKLEKILEAAHLSPSACNSQPWKFYAVTNPEKCAKVALATQEDGLNKFTNQCPAFIVITEETALLIAKGGMKPNQKWAKFDLGIATICACLQAEELGLGTCIMGSYNSDKIKEILGIAGESPVAIVIAVGYPASPELRPKKRKALGEIASFIE is encoded by the coding sequence ATGGATTTTTTAGAGCTTGCACAAAAACGGCAGAGCTGCAGAAGCTATGCCAATACGCCCGTCGAAAGAGAAAAACTGGAAAAAATACTCGAGGCCGCGCATCTTTCGCCCTCGGCCTGCAACTCCCAGCCCTGGAAGTTCTATGCCGTTACCAATCCCGAAAAATGCGCCAAGGTCGCTCTGGCTACCCAGGAAGACGGCCTGAATAAATTTACCAATCAGTGCCCGGCTTTTATCGTAATCACTGAGGAGACGGCGCTTCTCATCGCCAAAGGCGGCATGAAACCCAATCAGAAGTGGGCAAAATTCGATCTCGGCATCGCCACCATCTGCGCCTGCCTGCAGGCGGAAGAGCTCGGGCTTGGAACCTGCATCATGGGCTCCTATAACAGCGATAAAATCAAAGAAATTCTTGGAATTGCAGGCGAGAGCCCCGTTGCCATCGTCATCGCAGTCGGCTACCCTGCTTCGCCGGAACTGCGCCCAAAGAAGCGCAAGGCGCTGGGCGAGATCGCATCTTTCATCGAGTAA
- a CDS encoding ATP-dependent DNA helicase RecG produces the protein MGVYLNSNVTALNKIGPKTAKLLKNLEIETVEDLLYHFPAYYRDFRAPQKIAEIAQAEIALVRAKLTMPPRWIRRFGKTSIFSFEVADGTGVLDINIFNLPFLFEKYKAGQEYLFYGKPKVFRNRVQMDNPEVFQMDSAPSMMAYYPLTAGINQRVLRQAIKTALETLELPQAYSSSFYQTCGLRSDLEDFSGIHLPENPKESELARRSLAKKELLLFHRMMELSATKMQHRTPLEFPEQLREKFLAKLPFACTGAQKRVMGEIEQDLRAECSANRLVQGDVGSGKTAVALYAAYAVQAAGGQSVLMAPTELLADQHFSFAKTLFGERVCLLKGSSTPAERKEIFQRLADGEIALLIGTHAVLYGDLPFRRLELLMVDEQHRFGVQQRSALLKAHPGAHMVVFSATPIPRSLALILYGNADISVLDERPPGRTPPATHLVSGRKREDMYRWIEKKVQEGEKVYIVCPLMEPSEGIAARSVQGVWQELKQSYPALRTDTMYGKMSAAQKQEVMERFRRGETQVLISTTVVEVGVDVPDARIMVIENADRFGLAQLHQLRGRVGRGGGTSYCYLVSDGSGLERLKILKNCNDGFEIARQDLALRGTGEFFGQRQHGRESFRAADLLEDADLALETKKILEELEGQLPKDYQVLTQKAREKLEERAGGRGEV, from the coding sequence ATGGGAGTCTATCTGAATTCGAATGTAACGGCGCTGAACAAAATCGGGCCAAAAACGGCAAAGCTTCTGAAAAACCTGGAGATCGAAACGGTGGAGGATTTGCTCTATCACTTTCCGGCCTACTACCGGGATTTTCGCGCGCCGCAAAAAATTGCTGAAATAGCGCAGGCGGAAATTGCGCTGGTGCGCGCCAAGCTGACGATGCCGCCCAGATGGATTCGCCGGTTTGGCAAAACCAGCATCTTCAGCTTTGAAGTCGCCGATGGCACGGGCGTGCTGGATATCAATATCTTTAACCTCCCGTTCCTGTTTGAGAAATATAAGGCGGGGCAGGAATATCTTTTTTATGGAAAACCCAAGGTATTCCGAAACCGCGTGCAGATGGATAATCCGGAGGTCTTCCAGATGGATTCCGCCCCCAGCATGATGGCATATTATCCGCTGACCGCAGGGATTAATCAGAGAGTCCTGCGCCAAGCCATCAAAACGGCACTGGAAACGCTGGAATTGCCCCAAGCGTATTCTTCTTCGTTTTATCAGACGTGCGGGCTGAGAAGCGATTTGGAGGATTTTTCGGGCATTCACTTGCCGGAGAACCCTAAAGAGAGCGAGCTGGCCAGAAGAAGCCTCGCGAAGAAGGAGCTGCTGCTCTTTCACCGCATGATGGAGCTTTCTGCGACAAAAATGCAGCATCGAACGCCGCTGGAGTTTCCCGAGCAGCTCAGAGAAAAGTTTCTGGCAAAACTTCCGTTTGCCTGCACGGGGGCACAGAAGCGCGTGATGGGGGAGATAGAGCAGGATTTGCGGGCAGAGTGCTCTGCAAACCGGCTGGTACAGGGAGACGTTGGCTCGGGAAAGACCGCCGTCGCGCTGTATGCGGCCTATGCCGTTCAGGCGGCCGGTGGGCAGAGCGTGCTCATGGCGCCGACGGAACTGCTCGCGGATCAGCACTTTTCCTTTGCCAAGACGCTTTTCGGGGAGCGCGTTTGCCTGCTCAAAGGCTCCAGCACGCCGGCAGAGCGAAAGGAGATTTTCCAAAGGCTGGCAGACGGCGAGATAGCGCTGCTCATCGGCACGCATGCTGTGCTGTATGGAGATCTGCCTTTCCGCCGCCTGGAACTTCTGATGGTGGACGAGCAGCACCGCTTTGGCGTGCAGCAGCGCTCGGCCCTTCTAAAGGCGCATCCCGGGGCGCATATGGTCGTGTTTTCCGCGACGCCCATCCCGCGCTCGCTGGCTCTCATTTTATATGGCAATGCGGATATCTCGGTATTGGATGAGCGTCCGCCGGGCAGAACGCCCCCGGCAACGCATCTGGTGAGCGGCCGCAAGCGGGAGGATATGTACCGCTGGATTGAAAAGAAAGTACAGGAAGGCGAAAAAGTCTATATTGTCTGCCCGCTGATGGAGCCTTCAGAGGGGATTGCGGCGCGGTCTGTGCAGGGTGTATGGCAGGAGTTAAAGCAGAGCTATCCCGCGCTTAGGACGGATACGATGTACGGCAAAATGTCCGCCGCTCAAAAGCAAGAGGTGATGGAGCGGTTCCGCCGGGGAGAGACGCAGGTCCTGATCTCCACGACGGTGGTGGAAGTTGGCGTGGATGTGCCGGATGCGCGGATCATGGTGATCGAAAACGCGGATCGCTTCGGGCTGGCGCAGCTGCATCAGCTGCGCGGCAGAGTCGGACGGGGCGGCGGCACATCTTATTGCTATCTGGTCTCGGATGGCAGCGGGCTGGAGCGGCTGAAAATTCTCAAAAACTGCAATGACGGCTTTGAAATCGCCAGGCAGGATCTGGCGCTGCGGGGGACAGGCGAATTCTTTGGCCAGCGCCAGCATGGAAGGGAATCTTTCCGGGCGGCAGATCTGCTGGAGGATGCGGATTTGGCGCTGGAGACGAAAAAAATCCTCGAAGAGCTGGAAGGGCAGCTCCCCAAGGATTATCAGGTTTTGACACAAAAAGCGCGGGAAAAGCTCGAAGAACGCGCAGGCGGCCGCGGCGAGGTTTAA
- a CDS encoding DAK2 domain-containing protein, with protein sequence MSELRIDAQMFRDMVVSAANYLEKNKQNLNDLNVFPVPDGDTGTNMMMTLVSAAKEVNACQAQNVGKMVQAFGDGALKGARGNSGVILSQLFRGFSKSVSKEQETLDAQDFARAIEMGVEAAYKAVMKPKEGTILTVAKSMAKEARKQADAGADLLDLIEAVIGAGEKMLQKTPELLPVLKEAGVVDAGGAGLLVIYKGFKMAMDGEEVAEVLDLSLPKQIPASAMQDISTAEIEFGYCTEFFITHTTGVTEESIEHLRDKLLAIGDSLVVVGDPELIKVHVHTNMPGKVLQYALKLGQLSKIKIDNMREQHQSLTGLSPVEEEKPKKQIAVVAVSAGDGLGAIFKDCLVDELVEGGQSMNPSAEDIKEAIERAPSDCVIVLPNNKNIILAAEQAGELTQKTIAVIPSKTFPQGLSAMLSYRGEDASLEENAQAMKEALGGVKSAAITKAVRDSHMNGEQILEGEFLGILEGDIVSHGTDMKQTADALLEQMVTEDDAVISFYSGAEVAEEEARALVDEIAEKYDDLDTELYQGGQPVYHYIISVE encoded by the coding sequence TTGTCGGAGCTTAGGATAGATGCGCAGATGTTCCGGGATATGGTGGTCTCTGCCGCAAACTATTTGGAAAAAAATAAGCAAAATCTAAACGATCTGAATGTCTTCCCGGTGCCGGACGGCGATACGGGGACGAACATGATGATGACGCTGGTTTCTGCGGCAAAGGAAGTCAACGCCTGCCAGGCGCAGAACGTCGGAAAAATGGTACAGGCCTTTGGCGACGGCGCGTTGAAAGGCGCGAGAGGAAACTCTGGCGTCATTCTTTCCCAGCTGTTCCGCGGTTTTTCTAAGAGCGTCTCGAAAGAACAGGAAACGCTGGATGCGCAGGACTTTGCCCGGGCAATAGAGATGGGCGTGGAGGCAGCGTATAAAGCCGTGATGAAGCCCAAAGAGGGCACGATTTTAACAGTCGCCAAAAGCATGGCAAAGGAAGCCAGAAAGCAGGCGGATGCGGGGGCAGATTTGCTGGATCTGATCGAGGCTGTCATTGGCGCCGGCGAGAAGATGCTTCAGAAAACGCCTGAGCTGCTGCCTGTGCTCAAGGAGGCTGGGGTTGTCGATGCGGGCGGCGCTGGCCTGCTTGTCATCTACAAAGGCTTTAAGATGGCCATGGATGGTGAGGAAGTGGCAGAAGTGCTGGATCTTTCCCTGCCAAAGCAGATTCCGGCTTCGGCCATGCAGGATATCAGCACGGCGGAAATCGAATTTGGCTACTGCACTGAATTTTTCATCACGCACACAACGGGCGTAACAGAAGAGAGCATCGAGCATTTGCGCGATAAGCTGCTGGCGATTGGCGACAGCCTGGTGGTTGTGGGTGATCCGGAGCTGATCAAAGTGCATGTGCATACGAATATGCCAGGCAAAGTGCTGCAATATGCGCTCAAGCTGGGCCAGCTTTCCAAGATCAAGATCGATAATATGCGCGAACAGCATCAGTCGCTGACGGGGCTTTCGCCTGTGGAGGAAGAAAAGCCCAAAAAGCAGATTGCGGTAGTCGCAGTTTCTGCCGGAGACGGCCTCGGCGCAATTTTCAAGGATTGCCTGGTGGATGAATTGGTCGAGGGCGGCCAATCCATGAACCCCAGCGCGGAGGATATCAAAGAGGCCATCGAACGCGCTCCTTCGGATTGCGTCATCGTGCTGCCCAATAATAAGAATATCATTTTGGCTGCCGAGCAGGCAGGGGAGCTGACCCAAAAAACCATCGCGGTGATCCCGTCTAAAACCTTCCCGCAGGGCCTTTCGGCAATGCTCTCTTACCGGGGAGAAGATGCCAGCCTGGAGGAGAATGCCCAGGCCATGAAAGAGGCGCTGGGCGGCGTAAAATCCGCCGCTATTACCAAAGCTGTCCGGGATAGCCATATGAATGGAGAGCAGATTCTGGAAGGCGAGTTCCTCGGCATTCTGGAAGGCGATATCGTCTCCCATGGGACAGATATGAAGCAGACGGCAGATGCCCTTTTGGAACAAATGGTAACCGAGGATGACGCCGTGATCTCCTTCTACTCCGGAGCAGAGGTAGCAGAAGAGGAAGCGCGCGCCCTTGTGGATGAAATCGCCGAAAAATATGACGATTTGGATACAGAGCTTTATCAGGGCGGCCAGCCGGTCTATCACTATATCATATCGGTTGAATAA
- a CDS encoding Asp23/Gls24 family envelope stress response protein: MSAVLENNLGSITYSDDYIASIAGMATTECYGVVGMASTKMTDGIVELLGRENLKRGVKVFTDQTHQLRIDLYIVVQYGLAISASSNSIIETIRYQVERATGLTVREVNVIVSGIRVNA; encoded by the coding sequence ATGAGTGCCGTTTTAGAAAATAATCTGGGAAGCATCACCTACTCGGATGACTATATCGCTTCGATTGCCGGCATGGCGACGACGGAATGCTATGGGGTTGTGGGCATGGCGTCTACCAAAATGACGGATGGCATCGTCGAGCTGCTGGGCAGAGAGAACCTCAAGCGGGGCGTTAAAGTATTTACGGACCAGACCCATCAGCTTCGGATCGATCTGTATATCGTCGTGCAATATGGGCTTGCAATTTCCGCCTCATCAAACAGCATTATTGAGACGATCCGCTATCAGGTAGAGCGGGCGACGGGTTTGACTGTGCGCGAAGTTAATGTTATAGTAAGCGGGATACGGGTAAACGCGTAA